A genome region from Cutaneotrichosporon cavernicola HIS019 DNA, chromosome: 5 includes the following:
- the THR1 gene encoding uncharacterized protein (GHMP kinases N terminal domain), whose protein sequence is MPEGTYKIHVPATSANIGPGFDVCGIALGLSLDLIVTVPPQSSSDDLARDPVITYSGLDSATVPLSPYKNLLTRVALYVLRSHNKDFPRGVSIAAHNEIPFGRGLGSSGAAVIAGVMLGDLLGDLNLSTERLLDFALMVERHPDNVTAALVGGFVGSYLRELPPKDLETASVPLAEVLPEYPPDAGPDWGKEPPVAPQGIGHFVRFGWAKEIKAIAVMPRFELATAKARGVLPNEYSRKDVIFNLQRLAVLTTALARSPPSAELIYEAMKDRLHQPYRVPLIPGLDKIIALSPESNPGLCGICLSGAGPTILALATDNHEVIARDIERIFAEHNVECDYKVLDIDTKGSWVQKQAEEQSWSDWLWSWLGY, encoded by the exons ATGCCAGAGGGGACTTACAAGATCCACGTTCCCGCAACGTCGGCCAACATCGGCCCAGGTTTCGACGTCTGCGGCATCGCCCTCGGTCTCTCCCTCGACCTGATCGTGACTGTCCCGCCCCAGTCTTCCTCGGACGACCTGGCCCGCGACCCAGTAATCACCTATTCCGGGTTGGACTCTGCGACCGTCCCTCTGAGCCCGTACAAGAACCTCCTCACCCGCGTTGCGCTCTATGTCCTCCGGTCTCACAACAAGGACTTTCCCCGTGGTGTCTCCATCGCAGCCCACAATGAGATCCCCTTCGGTCGCGGTCTCGGATCCTCGGGCGCGGCTGTCATTGCAGGCGTGatgctcggcgacctccttggcgacctCAACCTGTCCACCGAGCGTTTGCTGGACTTTGCACTCATGGTCGAGCGGCATCCCGACAACGTCACCGCCGCACTCGTTGGTGGGTTCGTCGGGTCGTACCTCCGCGAACTCCCCCCGAAGGACTTGGAGACGGCATCGGTgcccctcgccgaggtgtTGCCCGAGTACCCGCCCGACGCTGGACCGGACTGGGGTAAGGAACCCCCCGTTGCACCCCAGGGGATCGGACACTTTGTCCGCTTTGGCTGGGCcaaggagatcaaggctATCGCAGTCATGCCGAGGTTCGAGCTTGCTACAGCCAAGGCGCGCGGTGTGCTACCGAACGAGTACAGCCGGAAGGATGTG ATCTTCAACCTCCAGCGCCTGGCGGTGCTTAccaccgcgctcgcgcgctccCCGCCCAGCGCGGAACTAATCTACGAGGCAATGAAGGACCGTCTGCACCAGCCGTACCGCGTGCCTCTT ATCCCCGGCCTCGACAAGATCATCGCCCTCAGCCCAGAGTCCAACCCCGGCCTATGCGGTATCTGCCTCTCTGGGGCAGGACCGACtatcctcgcccttgcgACGGACAACCACGAGGTTATTGCGCGCGACATTGAGCGGATATTCGCCGAGCACAACGTCGAGTGCGACTACAAGGTGCTCGACATTGACACCAAGGGGTCTTGGGTTCAGAAGCAGGC CGAGGAGCAGAGCTGGTCGGACTGGCTGTGGAGCTGGCTCGGGTACTAG